The genomic region TGCGCTCGGAGATCCTTTACGTGCTGACGCCGATGGCGGTGCCGGGGATTGCCTCGACGCTTCTCCTCAACATCATCCTCGCCTGGAACGAGGCGTTTTGGACCTTGAACCTGACGGCCGCGAAATCGGCGCCGCTGACGGCGTTCATTGCCAGCTATTCGAGCCCGGAGGGGCTCTTCTACGCCAAGCTTTCGGCCGCCTCGACCATGGCGATCGCGCCGATCCTGATCCTCGGCTGGTTCAGCCAGAAGCAGCTCGTGCGCGGCCTCACTTTCGGTGCGGTCAAATAGGGGCGCGGCCAATACGCGGCTGCCGCCCCGGCGGCACCCGACAATAAACGGCGCGGTGACAAACGCGGCGAAAAGGGACGGATATGGGACACATCTCGCTCAACCAGATCACCAAGACTTTCGGCAATGTCCAGGTGATCCCGCCGCTCGATCTCGAGATCGAGGATGGCGAATTCATCGTCTTCGTCGGTCCGTCCGGCTGCGGAAAGTCGACGCTTCTGCGCCTGATTGCGGGGCTCGAAGACGTGACGTCCGGCGAGATCAAGATCGACGGGCGGGACGCCACGGAAACGCCGCCGGCCAAGCGGGGCCTCGCCATGGTGTTCCAGTCCTATGCGCTCTACCCGCATATGAGTGTGCGGAAGAACATCGCCTTTCCTTTGAAGATGGCGGGGTTCGACAAGGCCGAAATCGACCGTAAGATCGACGATGCGGCGCGCGTTCTGAACCTCACGGATTATCTCGACCGGCGGCCGGGGCAGCTTTCGGGCGGCCAGCGCCAGCGTGTCGCCATCGGGCGGGCGATCGTGCGCGAACCGGCGGCGTTCCTGTTCGACGAGCCGCTGTCGAACCTCGACGCGGCGCTCAGGGTGAATATGCGCCTGGAAATCTCCGAGCTGCACAACAAGCTCGAGACGACGATGATCTACGTCACGCATGATCAGGTGGAGGCCATGACCATGGCCGACCGCATCGTGGTCCTGCGCGCCGGCATCATCGAGCAGGTGGGCACGCCGCTCGAACTCTATTCCAAGCCGCGCAATCTCTTCGTCGCGGGCTTCATCGGTTCGCCGAAAATGAATTTCATCGAGGGTGCGGTGGCGGAGCGGCGCGACGCGGCGAAGGTCGGCATCCGGCCCGAGCATATGGAATTGTCTCTCGAAGAAGGCCGCTGGGAGGGTCGGGTCAGCGTCTCCGAACATCTCGGCTCCGACACGTTTCTGCATGTGGAGACGGAGCGTGCCGGCATGCTGACGGCACGCGCCGACGGCGAGTTTCCCGTGCGCCACGGCGACCGGGTCTTTCTCACGCCGCAGGACGACAAGATCCATCGCTTCGACGCCGACGGCATGGCGCTGTCATGAGGCGGCTGGAAGGCAAATCCGCCATCATCACCGGCTCGGCACGCGGCATCGGGCGCGCCTTTGCGGAAGCCTATGTGCGCGAGGGGGCAAGGGTCGCGATCGCCGACATCAACCTGGAACGCGCCGAGGCAACGGCGGCCGAGATCGGCGAGGCGGCCTATGCGGTCCATCTCGACGTCACCGATCAGGCCTCGATCGACGAGGCGGTCGCCCGGGTTCTCCAGCGTGCGGGGCGCATCGATATTCTCGTCAACAATGCAGCCCTTTTCGATCTGGCGCCGATCGTGGAGATAAGCCGGGAGAGTTTCGACCGGCTCTTTGCGATCAATGTCTCCGGCACGCTCTTCATGCTGCAGGCGGTGGCGAAGGCGATGATCGCCAAGGGCGACGGCGGCAAGATCATCAATATGGCAAGCCAGGCCGGGCGGCGCGGGGAAGCGCTCGTCGCCGTCTACTGCGCGACGAAGGCGGCCGTGATCAGCCTCACCCAGTCGGCGGGCCTCGACCTCATCAAGCACAAGATCAACGTCAATGCGATCGCGCCGGGCGTGGTCGACGGCGAGCACTGGGACGGCGTCGATGCGCTCTTTGCAAAGTATGAAAACCGGCGGCTCGGCGAGAAAAAGCGGCTCGTGGGCGAGGCGGTGCCTTACGGGCGCATGGGGCGCGCGGAGGATCTGACCGGCATGGCCGTGTTCCTGGCAAGTGCGGAGGCCGATTACATCGTCGCCCAGACCTACAATGTCGACGGCGGCAATTGGATGAGTTGAGGGGGGCATCCCTGCTGCGGGTCCGCCTGTGCTTGCGAATTCATGCCGGCACGCCTTGTGACGGGCGACCCCCACCCCTGTCCCCTCCCCACAAGGGGGAGGGGGACGCATGACGATCCGCCTTTCGGCCTGTCTCGCGGGGCCGGGAAGTGCGGACTTATCGAATGGGGCGCGGCCCCGGAGGGGTTCGGCAGGACGTTCCCGAGCCCCGGAAGGAGTGACATGACGACGAAGCTTGCAGCCGAGAACCTCACCGAGATTTCGTCCAGGGTGCATGTCCCTGGCTATGACCGGGCCGGGCTGTCGGCCGGGATTTTGCATTTCGGCATCGGCAATTTTCACCGCGCGCATCAGGCCGTCTATCTCGACGAGCTGTTTGAAACCGGGCGCGACCACGATTTCGCGATCCTCGGCGCCGGCGTCATGGCGGGCGACGAAAAGATGCGCCAGGCGCTCGGCGGTCAGGACTTTCTGACGACGGTCGTCGATCAGTCGGCGGCGGCTTCCAATGCGCGCGTCACCGGCGCCATGGTTGGCATGCTGCCCGTGGGCGATGCGCAGGCGATCATCGAAAAACTCGCCGATCCCGCGATCCGCATCGTCTCCTTGACCGTGACGGAGGGCGGCTACTTCATCGATTCCACCGGACGCTTCAATCCGGAGCATCCGGCGATTGCGGCCGACGGCAAGACGCCCGACGATCCGAAGACCGTCTTCGGGCTGATCGCGGCGGGGCTCAAGGAACGGCGGGGACGCGGGCTTTCGCCCTTCACCGTGATGTCGTGCGACAACATCCCCCACAATGGCGTGGTGGCGAAAAATGCCGTCGCGGGGACGGCGCGGCTTTCAGACCCCGCCTTCGCCGACTGGATCACCGAAAACGTCGCCTTTCCGAACGGCATGGTCGACCGGATCACGCCGGCGACGGGGGACCGGGAGCGGCGGCTGCTCGAAGAGGAATTCGGCGTCGAGGATGCCTGGCCGGTGTTCTGCGAGGATTTCAAGCAATGGGTGCTCGAGGACAATTTTCCGGCCGGCCGCCCGGCGCTTCAGAATGTCGGCGTGCAGTTCGTGCCGGACGTGACGCCCTTCGAGATCATGAAGATCCGCATCCTGAACGGCGGGCATGCGGTGATCGCCTATCCGGCGGGGCTTCTCGACATCCATTTCGTGCATGAGGCGATGGAGCATCCGCTCGTTGCGGCGTTCCTGGAGAAGATCGAGCAGGACGAGATCGTGCCGGCCGTGCCGCCGGTGCCGGATACGGATCTGCAAGTCTATTTCGGCGAGATCAAGCGCCGCTTCGCCAATCCGAAGATCGGCGACACGGTGCGCCGTCTCTGTCTCGACGGCTCCAACCGGCAGCCGAAATTCATCGTTCCGACGATCGCCGACCGGCTGAAGGAAGGCCACGACGTGACCGGCCTCGCGCTCGAATCCGCGCTGTGGTGCCGCTATTGCTTCGGCGAGACGGAGAGCGGCGCCGTCATCGAGCCGAACGACCCGAACTGGGATCTGCTCGTGCCGAAGGCGCAGGCGGCGCGCGCCGATCCCGGCGAATGGCTCGGCATGGACGATGTCTATGGCGAGGTCGGGCGCTCCGACGTCTTCCGCGAGCTTTTCGCCCATTGGCTGCGAACTTTGTGGGACGAGGGGACCGAGAAGACGCTCAAGCGCTATCTCGACGGCACGCGCTAGCCGAACATCGACATTTCGCTCTTTGCAGGGGCCTGCCCGCACCGGCTGCGGGCGGGCCTTTTCTTCCTCAACTTTTTGGGGGATTTGCGCCGCAGACGCGTTAGGCGGAGCGGGCTTTCGTCTGCATTTTGCGTATGCAGTAGGATTTCCGCTTCGCCAGTTCTCTACCTAAAGGCCGTTGAAAGGCCCCAACAATGAGGTATACGTTGTTGGCAATCGGGCGACCCGCAACGAGCCTTTCCGGCGGGTCAAACCCTTTGGAGAAGAGATGACCGACGCTGCCAATCTGCCGCAACTGCGCTCGCGCGCCTGGTTCGACAATCCCGACAACCCCGATATGACGGCGCTTTATCTCGAGCGCTACCTGAATTTCGGCCTGTCCCAGGAAGAGCTGCAATCCGGCAAGCCGATCATCGGCATCGCGCAGACGGGGTCCGACCTGTCGCCGTGCAACCGGCATCATCTGGAGCTCGCCAAGCGCGTGCGCGACGGCATTCGCGAGGCGGGCGGCATCGCGATCGAATTTCCGGTGCATCCGATCCAGGAGACCGGCAAGAGGCCGACGGCGGCGCTCGACCGCAATCTCGCCTATCTCGGGCTCGTCGAGGTGCTCTACGGCTATCCGCTCGACGGCGTGGTTTTGACGATCGGTTGCGACAAGACCACGCCGGCGTGCCTGATGGCGGCTGCGACGGTCAACATTCCGGCGATCGCGCTCTCCGTCGGGCCAATGCTGAACGGCTGGTTCCGCGGCGAGCGGACGGGCTCTGGCACGATCGTGTGGAAGGCGCGCGAGTTGCTGGCCGCGGGCGAGATCGACTATCCGGGCTTCGTCAAGCTCGTCGCATCCTCGGCGCCTTCGACCGGCTATTGCAACACGATGGGCACGGCGACGACGATGAATTCGCTCGCCGAAGCGCTCGGCATGCAGCTTCCGGGGTCCGCCGCGATCCCGGCACCCTACCGCGACCGGCAGGAGGTGTCGTATCTGACGGGGCTTCGCATCGTCGACATGGTGCGCGACGACCTGAAGCCGTCGGATATCCTGACGCGCGATGCCTTCATCAATGCGATCCGTGTGAATTCGGCGATTGGCGGCTCAACGAACGCACCGATCCATCTCAACGCGCTCGCGCGGCATGTGGGCGTGGAGCTTTCGATCGACGACTGGCAGACCTATGGCGAGGACATTCCGCTTCTCGTCAATCTGCAGCCGGCGGGCGAATATCTCGGCGAGGATTATTATCACGCGGGCGGCGTGCCGGCGGTCGTCAACCAGCTGATGGGAGCGGGGCTCATCAACGAAGGGGCGATCACGGTGAACGGGCAGACGATGGGCGACAATTGCCGCGGCGCCGAGATTGCCGATCTCAACGTCATCCGCCCGTTCGACCAGCCGCTTCTGAAAGGGGCGGGGTTCCGCGTCCTCAAGGGCAATCTCTTCTCCTCGGCGATCATGAAGCTCTCGGTGATCTCCACCGAATTCCGCGAGCGCTATCTCTCCAATCCCGACGATCCGATGGCGTTCGAGGGCAAGGCGGCCGTCTTCGACGGGCCGGAGGATTATCATCACCGCATCGACGATCCCGCACTTCAGATCGACGAGAACACCATCCTGTTCATGCGCGGGGCGGGGCCGATCGGCTATCCGGGCGCGGCGGAAGTCGTGAACATGCGCGCGCCCGATTATCTCCTGAAGCGGGGCGTGCATTCGCTGCCCTGCATCGGCGACGGGCGGCAATCGGGCACGTCGGGGTCGCCCTCGATCCTCAACGCCTCGCCGGAGGCGGCGGCCGGTGGCGGTCTCGGGCTGTTGAAGTCGGGCGACCGCGTGCGCATCGATCTCGGGCGCGGGGAGGCGAATATCCTCATCAGCGACGAGGAGCTCGAACAGCGGCGCGAGGCGCTGAAAGAGGCGGGTGGTTATCCCTTCCCGGAGAGCCAGACGCCCTGGCAGGAGATCCAGCGCGCCATGGTCTCGCAGCTCGAAACTGGCATGGTTTTGGAGCCGGCGGTCAAATACCACCGCATCGCCCAGACGAGCGGCATTCCGCGCGACAACCACTAGAGGTCACGGCTTCGTGGGCTCCGCGTCTGGCGCGGCGGCCGGCGCCAGACGGGCGGCGAGGCAGCGTGAAAAGCAAAGCATCTCAAGAACATGTGGAGGGGCTAACCCTCCCGCAAAACCCAATAAACAAGGAACGGAGGAAGCCTGATGGGGCGGCGACTTGAGGGAAAGATCGCAGTGTGCACGGCGGCGGGGCAGGGGATCGGCCGCCGCGTGGCGGAAAGGTTTCTGGAAGAGGGGGCGCGTGTCTACGCCACCGATCTCGACGCCGAAAAGCTAAAGGGGCTCGAGGCTCTGGGCGAGGTCGATACGGCGGTGCTCGACGTGACCGACGGACGCGCTGTCGGCTCCTATATGAAGACCGTCGACACGCCCGACATTCTCTTCAATTGCGCGGGCTTCGTGCACCACGGGACGGTGCTCGATTGCGACGACAAGGACTGGGATTTTTCCTTCGACCTCAACGTCACCTCCATGCACCGCACGATCTCGGCCTTGTTGCCGCGCATGCTGGAGAACGGGGGCGGGTCGATCATCAACATGTCGTCGGCGGCCTCCTCGATCAAAGCCGCGCCCAATCGCTACGTCTATATGGCGACGAAGGCGGCTGTGATCGGACTGACGCGCTCGATCGCCATCGACTTCATCCGCAAGGGCATCCGCTGCAACGCCATCTGCCCGGGTACGATCGAGAGCCCGTCGCTCGAGGCGCGCATCTCAGCGCTCGGCGAAGAGGTGGGCGGCGTGGAGAAGGCGCGGGCGATGTTCGTGGAGCGCCAGCCGATCGGCCGGATCGGCACACCCGACGAGATCGCCGATCTCGCCGTCTATCTCGGCTCCGACGAGAGCCGCTTCACGACCGGCACGACGCAGGTGATCGACGGCGGCTGGTCGCTTTGAACGATAAAAGGCCCGAAGGGTCAGGGAGGATTTGATGCGGATATTGGTGCTCGGCGCGGCCGGCATGGTCGGGCGGCGCCTGGTCGAAAGGCTTCTTGCCGACAAGGAGCTCGGCGGGCGGGCGATTGCGGCGATCGATGCCTTCGACGTGGTGGCGCCGGACTATCCGGATGTGCCGGAGACGATCACGGTGACCTGCGAGGCGGGCGATATCGCGTCCGCGGAGACGGTCGAAGGGCTGATCACGCGCCGGCCGGACGTGATCTTCCACCTCGCGGCCATCGTTTCGGGCGAGGCGGAAGCGGATTTCGATAAGGGCTACCGCATCAATCTCGACGGCACGCGCCATCTCCTGGAGGCGATCCGGCAGGCGGGCGAGGCCTATCGGCCGCGGCTCGTCTTCACCTCGTCGATCGCCGTCTTCGGCGCGCCGTTTGAGGACAAAATCTCCGACACGTTTCTGTCGGCTCCTTTGACGAGCTACGGCACGCAGAAGGCGATCTCGGAGCTCCTTCTCGCCGATTACACGCGCAAGGGTTTCGTCGACGGGGTGGGCATCCGCCTGCCGACGATCGTGGTGCGGCCGGGCAAGCCGAACAAGGCGGCGTCGGGCTTCTTCTCGGGCATCATCCGCGAGCCGCTGGCGGGGCTCGAGGCCGTGCTGCCGGTCGAAGACGATGTGCGCCACTGGATCGCGAGCCCGGCAGCGGCCGTCGGCTTCCTGATGCATGCGGCGACAATGGATACGTCGACGCTCGGGCCGCGGCGCTCGCTCAACATGCCGGGGCTTTCGGTGACGGTCGGCGAGATGATCTCGACCCTGCAGGAGGTGGCCGGCGACGAGGTCGCGGGGCGCATCCGCCGCGAGCCGGACGAGGCGATCCGCGACATGGTCCACGGCTGGCCGCGCGACTTCGACACAAAGCGGGCGCGCGAGGCGGGCTTTTCCGCTGATGCCGATTTCGCCTCCATCATCCGCGCGCATATCGCCGACGAAGAGGCGCGACGCGCCAAGGAGACGGGATGATGAGCGAGAAACCGCAGATCGGCTTCATCGGCGTCGGGCTGATGGGCCAGGGCATGGCGAAAAACCTCGTCGAAAAGGGCTATCCCCTGACGATCCTCGGCCATCGCAACCGCGAGCCGGTGGAAGATCTGAAGGGCAGGGGCGCCAAAGAGGCGGAGGATGTCGCGGCGCTGACGCAGGCCTCCGACGTCATCTTTCTGTGCCTGCCGGGAAGCCCGCAGGTCGAGGCGGTCGTCGAAAAAATCCTGGCGGTGGGGGCTTCGGGCAAGACGATCATCGACACCTCGACCAGCAATCCGGTGTCGACGCGCGCCCTCGTCGAAAAGTGCCGGGCGGAAGGCGCGACGCTCATTGATGCGCCTCTGTCGCGCACGCCGAAGGAGGCCTGGGAAGGGCTTCTCGATGCGATGGTGGGGGCGAGCGAGGCGGATTTCGACCGCGTTCAGCCGATCATCGCCACCTGGGCCGGCAAGATCGTGCGCGTCGGCGAGCCCGGTGCCGGCCACACGATGAAGCTTCTCAACAATTTCCTGTCGCTCGGCTATGCCGCGATCTATTCGGAGGCGCTGGCGATCGGGGCGAAGAACGGCATCGATGCGGCGACGTTTCATTCCATCATCGGCGGCGGGCGGATGGATTGCGGCTTCTACCAGACTTTCATGAAATGGGTGGTGGAGCGCGATCCCGAGGCGCACAAATTCGCGCTCAAGAACGCGCATAAGGATATGCGCTATGTCGTGTCTCTGGCGAACGAAAGCGGCATCGCCTCGCATGTCTCCTCGGCGGTGAAGAACAATTTCGCCACCGCCGATGCGACCGGGCATGGCGAGGAATATCTGCCGCGCATCGCCGACATCGTGGCGGAGCTCAACGGCATCAGAGATGAGACAGGATCGTGACAACGAAGCGGGCGGTGAGCCCCTGGACGCGGCGGGCGTGAGAGCGCCGACCGACAATGCCCGGCGGCGGCCGGTGCCGCCGGCGGTGACCGGTGCGCGCGGGCGGCCGAGCCTTGAAGGCGTCGCCGATATGCCGGCGCGCGAGCGGGCCTATCACGAGCTCAAATTCCGCATCATGGAAGGCCGGCTGCCGCCCGGAACCACGCTTCTCGAAGCGGAGGTGGCGAACCTTCTCGGCCTGTCGCGCACGCCGGTGCGGGAGGCTCTGATCAAGCTCGAAGAGGAAGGGCTCGTCGATGTTCGCCCGCGTCACGGCATCAGTGTGCGGGCGCAGTCGATCGACGATCTCTCCGACATCTACGACGTCTTTTCGACGCTCGAAGTGAAGGCCGTCGAGCTTGCCGCAAGGCGCGGCATCGAGACGAACGACGGGCGGCGGCTTTCCGGCATTCTCGACCAGCTGGAGCGGGCGACGCAGCGTGAAGACCCGGTGCGCTGGTCGCATCTCGACGATCAGTTCCATTCCGAACTCGTCAGCCTCAGCGGCAACAACCGGCTGTGCGCGACCCTGCGGCAATATTGGGACCAGCAATACCGGGCGCGCATGGCGATCGTGCATATGCGGCCGAGCACGGCGCAGTCGGACCGCGAGCATCGCGCCATCCTTCAGGCGGTGGTGGAGC from Rhodopseudomonas julia harbors:
- a CDS encoding mannitol dehydrogenase family protein; this translates as MTTKLAAENLTEISSRVHVPGYDRAGLSAGILHFGIGNFHRAHQAVYLDELFETGRDHDFAILGAGVMAGDEKMRQALGGQDFLTTVVDQSAAASNARVTGAMVGMLPVGDAQAIIEKLADPAIRIVSLTVTEGGYFIDSTGRFNPEHPAIAADGKTPDDPKTVFGLIAAGLKERRGRGLSPFTVMSCDNIPHNGVVAKNAVAGTARLSDPAFADWITENVAFPNGMVDRITPATGDRERRLLEEEFGVEDAWPVFCEDFKQWVLEDNFPAGRPALQNVGVQFVPDVTPFEIMKIRILNGGHAVIAYPAGLLDIHFVHEAMEHPLVAAFLEKIEQDEIVPAVPPVPDTDLQVYFGEIKRRFANPKIGDTVRRLCLDGSNRQPKFIVPTIADRLKEGHDVTGLALESALWCRYCFGETESGAVIEPNDPNWDLLVPKAQAARADPGEWLGMDDVYGEVGRSDVFRELFAHWLRTLWDEGTEKTLKRYLDGTR
- a CDS encoding GntR family transcriptional regulator, with translation MRQDRDNEAGGEPLDAAGVRAPTDNARRRPVPPAVTGARGRPSLEGVADMPARERAYHELKFRIMEGRLPPGTTLLEAEVANLLGLSRTPVREALIKLEEEGLVDVRPRHGISVRAQSIDDLSDIYDVFSTLEVKAVELAARRGIETNDGRRLSGILDQLERATQREDPVRWSHLDDQFHSELVSLSGNNRLCATLRQYWDQQYRARMAIVHMRPSTAQSDREHRAILQAVVERDIRRAAHLHQQHRDRADRLALELLRRGPA
- a CDS encoding SDR family oxidoreductase, whose amino-acid sequence is MGRRLEGKIAVCTAAGQGIGRRVAERFLEEGARVYATDLDAEKLKGLEALGEVDTAVLDVTDGRAVGSYMKTVDTPDILFNCAGFVHHGTVLDCDDKDWDFSFDLNVTSMHRTISALLPRMLENGGGSIINMSSAASSIKAAPNRYVYMATKAAVIGLTRSIAIDFIRKGIRCNAICPGTIESPSLEARISALGEEVGGVEKARAMFVERQPIGRIGTPDEIADLAVYLGSDESRFTTGTTQVIDGGWSL
- a CDS encoding IlvD/Edd family dehydratase; this translates as MTDAANLPQLRSRAWFDNPDNPDMTALYLERYLNFGLSQEELQSGKPIIGIAQTGSDLSPCNRHHLELAKRVRDGIREAGGIAIEFPVHPIQETGKRPTAALDRNLAYLGLVEVLYGYPLDGVVLTIGCDKTTPACLMAAATVNIPAIALSVGPMLNGWFRGERTGSGTIVWKARELLAAGEIDYPGFVKLVASSAPSTGYCNTMGTATTMNSLAEALGMQLPGSAAIPAPYRDRQEVSYLTGLRIVDMVRDDLKPSDILTRDAFINAIRVNSAIGGSTNAPIHLNALARHVGVELSIDDWQTYGEDIPLLVNLQPAGEYLGEDYYHAGGVPAVVNQLMGAGLINEGAITVNGQTMGDNCRGAEIADLNVIRPFDQPLLKGAGFRVLKGNLFSSAIMKLSVISTEFRERYLSNPDDPMAFEGKAAVFDGPEDYHHRIDDPALQIDENTILFMRGAGPIGYPGAAEVVNMRAPDYLLKRGVHSLPCIGDGRQSGTSGSPSILNASPEAAAGGGLGLLKSGDRVRIDLGRGEANILISDEELEQRREALKEAGGYPFPESQTPWQEIQRAMVSQLETGMVLEPAVKYHRIAQTSGIPRDNH
- a CDS encoding L-iditol 2-dehydrogenase, translated to MRRLEGKSAIITGSARGIGRAFAEAYVREGARVAIADINLERAEATAAEIGEAAYAVHLDVTDQASIDEAVARVLQRAGRIDILVNNAALFDLAPIVEISRESFDRLFAINVSGTLFMLQAVAKAMIAKGDGGKIINMASQAGRRGEALVAVYCATKAAVISLTQSAGLDLIKHKINVNAIAPGVVDGEHWDGVDALFAKYENRRLGEKKRLVGEAVPYGRMGRAEDLTGMAVFLASAEADYIVAQTYNVDGGNWMS
- a CDS encoding NAD(P)-dependent oxidoreductase; translated protein: MSEKPQIGFIGVGLMGQGMAKNLVEKGYPLTILGHRNREPVEDLKGRGAKEAEDVAALTQASDVIFLCLPGSPQVEAVVEKILAVGASGKTIIDTSTSNPVSTRALVEKCRAEGATLIDAPLSRTPKEAWEGLLDAMVGASEADFDRVQPIIATWAGKIVRVGEPGAGHTMKLLNNFLSLGYAAIYSEALAIGAKNGIDAATFHSIIGGGRMDCGFYQTFMKWVVERDPEAHKFALKNAHKDMRYVVSLANESGIASHVSSAVKNNFATADATGHGEEYLPRIADIVAELNGIRDETGS
- the denD gene encoding D-erythronate dehydrogenase; the encoded protein is MRILVLGAAGMVGRRLVERLLADKELGGRAIAAIDAFDVVAPDYPDVPETITVTCEAGDIASAETVEGLITRRPDVIFHLAAIVSGEAEADFDKGYRINLDGTRHLLEAIRQAGEAYRPRLVFTSSIAVFGAPFEDKISDTFLSAPLTSYGTQKAISELLLADYTRKGFVDGVGIRLPTIVVRPGKPNKAASGFFSGIIREPLAGLEAVLPVEDDVRHWIASPAAAVGFLMHAATMDTSTLGPRRSLNMPGLSVTVGEMISTLQEVAGDEVAGRIRREPDEAIRDMVHGWPRDFDTKRAREAGFSADADFASIIRAHIADEEARRAKETG
- a CDS encoding ABC transporter ATP-binding protein, with protein sequence MGHISLNQITKTFGNVQVIPPLDLEIEDGEFIVFVGPSGCGKSTLLRLIAGLEDVTSGEIKIDGRDATETPPAKRGLAMVFQSYALYPHMSVRKNIAFPLKMAGFDKAEIDRKIDDAARVLNLTDYLDRRPGQLSGGQRQRVAIGRAIVREPAAFLFDEPLSNLDAALRVNMRLEISELHNKLETTMIYVTHDQVEAMTMADRIVVLRAGIIEQVGTPLELYSKPRNLFVAGFIGSPKMNFIEGAVAERRDAAKVGIRPEHMELSLEEGRWEGRVSVSEHLGSDTFLHVETERAGMLTARADGEFPVRHGDRVFLTPQDDKIHRFDADGMALS